The following coding sequences are from one Neurospora crassa OR74A linkage group I, whole genome shotgun sequence window:
- a CDS encoding C2H2 finger domain-containing protein has translation MTREHSPADDSPLSSMASSDEEEIFADEVPEAVDEPEEPPTKRIKVTSGSTASSAVIQEPEADPDFPDGMSDVSSDTDGDIPSSPINARQDEDDFQEQVTVCAWEGCKVGDLGNMDRLVEHIHNSHIEGRQKKYTCEWIGCSRKSLPHASGYALKAHMRSHTREKPFYCYLPECDRAFTRSDALAKHMRTVHETEALRPSDPVPKSMQAGGGPAGKSAKVKIIIRRPDSHAAGQDDSVDDASGGDDGADFTPLTEDHGFTTKELDMPLDRLMKLCRLQVKLVEAEGEKLRKDCKLWEELYKQEWLEKEILLDQVVRSEQAWHARRQAVLKGMADVQLPEKAVANGTAGENDTAEAARLTVEE, from the exons ATGACTAGAGAACACTCTCCTGCGGATGACTCGCCGCTGTCATCAATGGCGTCGtccgacgaggaagagatTTTCGCGGACGAGGTGCCAGAAGCCGTCGACGAACCAGAGGAGCCCCCCACAAAGCGTATCAAAGTTACCAGCGGGTCGACAGCCTCGTCGGCTGTTATCCAGGAGCCCGAGGCAGACCCAGACTTTCCAGACGGCATGTCCGATGTCTCCTCCGATACTGATGGCGACATCCCGAGTTCCCCAATCAATGCGCGACAAGACGAAGATGACTTCCAGGAACAAGTCACTGTCTGTGCTTGGGAAGGTTGCAAAGTTGGGGATTTGGGAAATATGGATAGGCTCGTTGAACACATTCACAACTCGCACATCGAAGGTCGACAGAAGAAGTACACGTGCGAATGGATCGGGTGTAGCAGGAAGAGCTTACCGCATGCCAGCGGCTATGCGCTCAAGGCGCACATGCGATCTCACACGAGGGAAAAGCCATTTTACTGTTATCTGCCAG AATGCGACCGCGCTTTTACACGTTCCGATGCCCTAGCCAAACATATGCGGACAGTCCACGAGACCGAAGCTCTACGGCCTTCTGACCCGGTGCCCAAGAGTATGCAAGCAGGGGGCGGTCCGGCTGGAAAGTCAGCCAAGGTAAAAATCATAATTCGAAGGCCGGATTCTCATGCGGCCGGACAAGACGACTCGGTTGACGATGCTAGCGGCGGAGACGACGGGGCTGATTTTACACCCTTGACCGAAGACCACGGTTTCACTACCAAGGAACTCGACATGCCGCTCGACAGGTTGATGAAGCTGTGTCGACTACAAGTCAAGTTGGTAGAAGCGGAAGGCGAGAAGTTGCGCAAGGACTGCAAGCTCTGGGAAGAGCTGTACAAGCAGGAGTGGCTTGAGAAGGAAATCCTCCTCGATCAGGTCGTACGCAGCGAACAGGCCTGGCACGCACGCCGTCAAGCCGTGTTAAAGGGTATGGCGGACGTTCAGCTGCCGGAAAAAGCTGTGGCAAACGGGACAGCTGGTGAGAACGATACAGCCGAGGCCGCCAGACTCACTGTGGAGGAATAG
- a CDS encoding ran GTPase activating protein 1, translating into MTVSTKVFSLEGKGLKLDTAEDLEAHIAPLRAMDDVEEVRLLGNTLGVGACKLLGEVLATKKTLRVANFADIFTGRLLNEIPEALSSLLTSILNLPKLNTINLNDNAFGLNTQAPLVAFLAAHVPLQHLYLNNNGLGPHAGILIADALSELHAKKEEARKQGQDVPYLETVICGRNRLENGSMTAWAKTFRLHNKVKQIKMVQNGIRQEGISHLLSEGLNHASELQILDLQDNTFTLKGARALAKVTPGWTELIELGIGDSLLSAKGGVLLSEALRKGKNKKLEILRLQYNEITAPGIKGLALAAEEALPALKKIELNGNKFTEDDEAIIALQDLLEERKERFGGDVVAEDEWGLDSLSDLEEEDEEEEEEEEEEEEEEVEERAEKLIKEAEAAQEEPVVQVKDKEVDELAQKLAKTEL; encoded by the exons ATGACCGTCTCTACCAAGGTCTTCTCCCTCGAGGGGAAAGGTCTGAAGCTCGACACCGCCGAGGACCTCGAGGCCCATATTGCCCCCCTCCGGGCCATGGACGATGTCGAGGAAGTCCGCCTTTTGGGAAACACTTTGGGCGTCGGCGCTTGCAAGTTGCTTGGTGAGGTTCTCGCGACCAAGAAGACTCTTCGT GTTGCCAACTTTGCCGATATCTTCACCGGCCGTCTGCTCAACGAGATCCCCGAGGCCCTTTCCTCGCTCCTCACCtccatcctcaacctccccaaGTTGAACACGATAAACCTCAACGACAATGCATTCGGCCTCAACACCCAGGCGCCCCTTGTTGCCTTCCTCGCCGCACACGTCCCTCTCCAGCACTTGTATCTGAACAACAACGGCCTGGGTCCCCATGCCGGTATTTTGATTGCCGACGCTCTGTCCGAACTCCAcgccaagaaggaagaagcgcGCAAGCAGGGACAGGATGTTCCCTACCTCGAGACCGTCATTTGCGGCCGTAACCGACTGGAGAACGGCAGTATGACCGCGTGGGCTAAGACTTTCAGACTCCATAACAAAGTTAAGCAGATCAAGATGGTCCAAAACGGTATTCGGCAAGAGGGCATATCCCATTTGCTGAGCGAGGGTCTTAACCACGCTTCTGAGCTCCAGATTCTCGACCTCCAGGACAACACCTTCACCCTCAAGGGAGCTAGGGCTCTTGCGAAGGTGACCCCCGGCTGGACTGAGCTCATCGAACTTGGCATCGGTGACTCTCTCCTTTCTGCCAAGGGCGGTGTCCTTTTGTCGGAGGCGCTTCGGAAgggaaagaacaagaagctCGAGATCCTGCGCCTCCAGTACAATGAGATTACCGCCCCTGGCATTAAGGGTCTGGCTCTGGCCGCTGAGGAGGCTCTTCCTGCCTTGAAGAAGATCGAACTCAACGGCAACAAGTTCaccgaggacgatgaggccATCATTGCTTTGCAAGATCTTCTCGAGGAGCGCAAGGAGCGGTTTGGTGGCGATGTTGTCGCCGAGGACGAGTGGGGTCTTGATAGCCTGAGCGAccttgaggaggaagatgaggaggaggaagaagaggaggaagaggaggaggaggaggaagtcgaaGAGAGGGCAGAGAAGCTCATCAAGGAAGCCGAGGCGGCTCAGGAGGAGCCAGTTGTTCAGGTTAAGGAcaaggaggttgatgagcTGGCTCAAAAACTGGCCAAGACCGAACTCTAA
- the gh18-2 gene encoding chitinase 1 has translation MLSSIVTCVIPLLVISTPAAAATSQFQVQSSGNTTVSSYRNAVYFTNWGIYGANFQPQQLPASQITHVLYSFADIKPDGQVVSSDTYADLEKRYPGDSWSEPGENAYGCVKQMYLLKKRNRNMKVLLSIGGWTYSPKFPPVAATEEGRRRFASSAVKLVQDWGFDGLDIDWEYPTNAREAQDFVLLLRACRQALDDYARQYAPGYHFLITIAAPAGPQHYGVMDLPGMNPYIDSWHLMAYDYAGSWDSTTGHQANLLPSPKNLLTTRFNTDQAVRDFVRRGIPANKIVLGLPLYGRSFEGTDGLGKPYSGIGAGTLEPGTWVYRDLPRPGAKEEYDNLAKATYSYDALSRELITYDNVLSALVKTKYIFLRGLGGAVFWEASGDKTGAESLIGTLATQMKRLDQTKNLLAYPASRYANIRAGVPES, from the exons ATGTTGTCTTCTATCGTAACCTGCGTCATCCCTCTACTGGTGATATCAACGCCAGCAGCTGCTGCGACTAGCCAGTTTCAGGTTCAATCTTCTGGGAACACGACAGTATCTTCGTATCGCAATGCCGTTTACTTCACAAACTG GGGCATCTACGGTGCCAACTTCCAGCCTCAACAGCTTCCTGCCTCACAAATAACCCACGTGCTATATTCTTTCGCAGATATCAAACCAGACGGACAGGT AGTATCTTCGGACACTTACGCAGACCTTGAGAAACGTTATCCTGGCGACTCGTGGAGTGAACCAGGCGAGAATGCCTACGGCTGCGTCAAGCAAATGTACCttctgaagaagaggaacagGAATATGAAAGTCCTCCTTTCCATTGGAGGATGGACGTATTCACCCAAGTTCCCACCAGTCGCCGCCACTGAGGAAGGACGACGAAGGTTTGCTTCTTCCGCCGTGAAGCTTGTGCAAG ATTGGGGCTTCGACGGCCTCGATATCGATTGGGAATATCCTACCAATGCACGCGAGGCACAAGACTttgtcctccttctccgggCCTGCCGACAAGCCCTTGATGACTATGCCCGGCAATACGCCCCTGGCTATCacttcctcatcaccatcgccgCACCCGCCGGACCTCAGCACTACGGCGTCATGGACCTTCCCGGCATGAACCCGTACATTGACTCCTGGCATCTGATGGCGTACGACTACGCCGGCTCGTGGGATTCCACCACAGGCCACCAGGCCAACCTCCTCCCCAGTCCCAAGAATCTTCTCACAACCAGATTTAACACCGATCAAGCCGTCCGCGACTTCGTCCGCCGCGGCATCCCAGCCAACAAGATCGTTCTCGGCCTGCCACTATACGGCCGCTCGTTCGAAGGCACTGACGGACTAGGTAAGCCGTACAGTGGCATCGGCGCCGGCACGTTGGAGCCAGGGACCTGGGTTTACAGAGACCTTCCGCGCCCCGGAGCGAAGGAGGAGTACGACAACCTGGCCAAGGCCACTTATAGCTACGACGCATTGTCGCGCGAGCTCATCACGTATGACAATGTCCTGAGCGCTCTGGTGAAGACGAAGTACATCTTCCTTAGGGGACTGGGTGGTGCGGTGTTCTGGGAGGCAAGCGGTGACAAAACTGGTGCGGAGAGCTTGATTGGAACGTTGGCGACTCAGATGAAGAGGCTGGATCAGACGAAGAATCTGTTGGCGTATCCCGCTAGTAGGTATGCTAATATTCGGGCTGGTGTGCCAGAATCCTGA
- a CDS encoding mannosylphosphorylation protein, with translation MLLNWLLIVTTLFPLSTCAPIEHEDAIAIEGMADQKDMSGKAGDPPQKYFHESTFDPHYDGRFAEKALGYQEQKAALKNLVRTFLETMRDLGIETWLMHGSLLGWWWNKQIMPWDSDADVQVTEASMYFLATYYNMSVFHYKTPRLPAGRNYMLEVNPNFSNGDQSDWLNVIDARWIDTESGLFIDITTARYNLTHPAGEGMMSCKDGHEFRDTYIFPLRDTIFEGVAAKIPYRYKDLLAKEYGDWSLTLKEFANHIFDEVKMEWVPKLTTQ, from the exons ATGCTCCTAAATTGGCTCCTCATTGTAACGACGCTTTTCCCCCTCAGCACATGTGCGCCTATAGAGCACGAAGATGCCATTGCGATAGAGGGCATGGCCGACCAGAAGGACATGAGCGGGAAGGCTGGAGACCCTCCTCAGAAATATTTCC ACGAGTCAAC CTTCGACCCACACTATGATGGCCG GTTTGCCGAGAAAGCGCTCGGCTACCAGGAACAAAAGGCAGCACTGAAGAATCTTGTCCGGACATTCCTTGAGACAATGAGAGACCTAGGCATTGAGACCTGGCTCATGCACGGTAGCCTGctgggatggtggtggaacAAGCAG ATCATGCCGTGGGACTCGGATGCCGACGTACAAGTCACTGAGGCCAGCATGTACTTCCTAGCAACCTATTACAACATGTCCGTCTTTCATTATAAGACACCGAGGTTACCGGCCGGCCGGAACTACATGTTGGAGGTTAACCCTAACTTCTCCAACGGAGACCAGTCGGACTGGTTGAATGTCATCGACGCCAGGTGGATCGATACCGAGTCCGGATTGTTTATCGATATTACAACTGCTCGGTACAACCTGACACACCCGGCAGGCGAGGGCATGATGAGCTGCAAAGATGGCCATGAGTTTCGG GATACATACATCTTCCCCTTACGGGACACCATCTTCGAGGGAGTTGCAGCCAAGATCCCGTACCGCTACAAAGATTTGCTCGCAAAAGAGTATGGTGACTGGTCACTTACCTTGAAAGAGTTTGCCAA CCACATATTTGACGAGGTAAAGATGGAATGGGTGCCGAAGTTAACTACACAATGA
- a CDS encoding ER lumen protein retaining receptor — protein sequence MGFLDIHGISIFRWAADLSHLISKCILLYSIHRNRSAEGVSLITQVFYTLVFITRYTDLFGENWWGGFLDWWNFLFKIFYLSSSFYTIAAMQFLFPRTREREKAWKFGAIILGASLLLSPFVMMIGKPKEDWGFREWLWVFSQILESVCVLPQLLLLRQTTVPTVITSLYIVFLGSYRALYILNWIVRALDINGRKPDGISIVFGLIQTALYADFAWVYWTRQRVKLRNGGVVDSDDLQRGWLLTHIFGNKRITGEHSADDDEESAPALGGRRGVNGIGISNGNSRGSAPRSKWGARGISVSADDDVLDNEQSLEDHGVTEALDPDAKMHDPDDLARALDDDDDGSPSRAGGSAPLLGNSSDNKNNNDDRRDHDNAWADD from the exons ATGGGATTTCTAGATATACACGGAATCAGC ATTTTCAGGTGGGCGGCTGATCTATCTCATCTTATTTCAAAATGCATCCTTCTATACTCCATCCATCGCAATAGGAGCGCTGAAG GCGTGTCTCTCATCACACAAGTATTTTATACGCTTGTCTTTATCACGCGCTACACAGACCTTTTCGGCGAAAATTGGTGGGGAGGATTTTTAGACTGGTGGAATTTCCTCTTCAAGATCTTCTACCTCTCTTCGTCATTCTACACCATTGCGGCCATGCAGTTCCTCTTTCCACGGACCCGCGAGCGAGAGAAGGCATGGAAGTTCGGCGCCATCATACTGGGGGCGAGCTTGCTCCTGTCACCTTTCGTGATGATGATCGGTAAGCCCAAGGAGGATTGGGGTTTTCGAGAG TGGCTCTGGGTATTCTCCCAAATCCTCGAATCCGTCTGCGTGCTtcctcaactcctcctcctccgccagaCCACCGTTCCGACCGTCATCACTTCGTTATACATCGTGTTCCTGGGCTCCTACCGCGCCCTCTACATTCTGAACTGGATCGTCCGTGCGCTCGACATCAATGGCCGGAAGCCTGATGGTATCTCCATTGTCTTTGGCCTCATCCAGACAGCCCTATACGCCGACTTTGCCTGGGTCTACTGGACACGCCAGCGTGTCAAGCTGCGGAACGGCGGCGTTGTCGACTCCGATGACCTGCAGCGCGGGTGGCTTCTCACTCATATCTTCGGCAACAAGCGTATTACTGGGGAGCACAGCgcggatgacgacgaggagagCGCCCCTGCTCTAGGAGGACGACGCGGGGTCAACGGTATTGGCATTAGCAACGGAAACAGCCGTGGTTCGGCGCCGAGATCCAAGTGGGGTGCTCGTGGTATTTCAGTTAGCGCCGATGACGATGTGCTTGATAATGAGCAGTCGCTGGAGGATCATGGAGTAACGGAGGCCCTGGATCCGGACGCTAAGATGCACGATCCGGATGACTTGGCGAGAGCcctggatgacgatgacgatgggtCGCCGTCGCGGGCAGGAGGTTCGGCGCCTTTACTCGGTAACTCGAgcgacaacaagaacaacaatgACGACAGGAGGGATCATGATAATGCTTGGGCTGATGACTGA